A segment of the Streptococcus chenjunshii genome:
GTGATTGTAACGGGTGCTTCTTCTGGAATCGGCCGGGCAATTGTAGAAGAACTGCTGGCTTTGGATGTTCATGTGGCGAACTTTGATATTGCGGATAACGATCTGAAGCATGATAATTTGCTTTTCGTCAAAGTTGATGTCACATCACGGGCAGAAGTGGAAGCAGGCGTTGCTTTGGTAGTTGAACATTTTGGAACGGTTGATGCCGTGGTTAATAATGCCGGAATCAATGTTCCCCGCCTGCTGGTTGACCCTAAAGACCCGCATGGCAAGTATGAGCTGGATGATACTGTTTTTGAAAAAATAACCATGATTAATCAAAAGGGACTGTATTTGGTCAGTCAGGCTGTCGGCAGAATCTTAGTTGACAAGAAAAAAGGCGTTATTATCAATATGGCTTCCGAAGCCGGTCTGGAAGGCTCTGAAGGCCAAAGTGCTTATGCAGCTACTAAGGCAGCGGTATACAGCTACACACGGTCGTGGGCTAAGGAATTAGGCAAGTATGGAGTGCGCGTTGTCGGTATTGCACCGGGAATTATGGAAGCAACTGGTTTGAGAACGCTTGCTTATGAGGAAGCCCTAGGATATACTAGAGGCAAAACAGTTGATGAAATTCGTGCTGGTTACGCATCTACCAGCACAACACCGCTTGGCCGCAGCGGAAAATTAAGTGAAGTAGCCGATCTTGTCGCTTATTATATTTCAGACCGATCAAGTTATATTACAGGCATTACTACCAATGTGGCCGGAGGGAAGACCCGCGGCTAATTGTAAATGCTAAAGGAGATAGAAGTGGCATTAGTTAATCGTTGGTATCAAATTTTAAATGCATTGATAGCACAGCCTCAGCTTTCGATTGACGAGATGCTCGAATTGCTGGCTGTCAGCGAGAAAACCTTGCAGACGAGTATCAGCCAGCTTAATGAGCTTTTGGATGAGGATGTGCAGATCAGGCAGGAAGGAAATCAGCTTTATATAGATGTTTTTGATTATGCCAGACTGGAGGAAATTCTGTCGGGCAGTTTACGCAAAGAAAGTGATTTTAATTCGTCAGGAAAACGGGTTTCTTATATCATTAAGAGGCTGCTGCAGAGTTCAGAACCCTTGCTGATTGATGATTTAGCAGAAGAGATTGCAGTCAGCCGTACGACAATCAATAAAGATTTAAAACAAGTTAAGCATCTGGCTTCGGACTATCAGATTTCGGTCAAAGGAAAACCCAACCGGGGCATAGAGATTAACGGTGATGAACTGTCTCTACGTCTCTTTTACTGCCAAAATGTCTATGCTTATTTCGATACAGCCGCTCTGCAGCAGGAAACTCAGACCTTTCTGCAGGAGCTCAGCCGGGACTACCATTTGCCCAGAAAAATGCAGGATTTACTCAGTAAAGTGGTGGCTATTACTGTTGCACGCATTAAGCGCCAAAAGCAGATAGACCATGCTATTGCTTATTACTGCAATGGGCTGAAGAATGCCGAAATTATTGAAAAATTGGTTTATCATCTTGAAGTGGTTTATCACATTACATTAAGTCAGTTTGAACAGGATTTTCTGAGTTTTCCGCTTAATACCCAGTTTATTGCAGGACTTTCGTATGAAAATACTGATCATCCGATGCTGGAGCCATTTTATCGGACTGTCATCAGGAAAGTTCGAACAGCCTTGAATGTAGATTTTGATGAAGAAAAACTCTTTCATGATATGTATGGGCACTTGACATTTTTGATTAATCGTTTGATTTTTCATGTCCAAATCACGGATATCTTTCATGGTGAGGTTAAGAACAAATATCCGCTGGCTTTTGAAATGGCAAGAGCTGCCGGTGATGAGCTCAGGCATTATTTCGGCTATCCGCTTGCAGCGGCTGAAATCAGTTACTTAGCCCTTTACTTTGAAATGGCAGTGCGGGAACATGAGGATGAGCAGCTGAACCGCAGACGCCGGATAGCAGTTGTCTGCACAACTGGCCGAGGGACTGCAGCAATGATTCATCGTCAGCTGACACGCGTTTTAGGCAGCGACATCGATATTGTACAGTATTCAGAGGAAACCTTTAATCCGCAGGCAGATGATGATTATTTTGCTGTCTTTACAACTATTCCGCTTAAATATCCGCAGCTTCAGTCTCCGATTATCCATATTACCAATCTTTTTGATGATCAGTGGCTGCAGGCAGAGTGGCAGAAAGTGAATGTTTTTCATCAAAAAAACCTTGAAAGCGTAACCTTAAAATTTATCCGCTTATCTGAAGGATCGTCTTATCAAGACTATCTTAGACAAATGACTGCAGTGCTTGCTGATCAGGATCTGGTGGATTCAGATTTTGGCTGGCGGGTGCTTGAGAGAGAGATCAAACAGCCGACCGTATTTGGCGGCGGAATCGCTTTTCCGCATACTGTCAATCGACTTAAACAGAAGAAGACTATCATGATGCTGGGGCTTGTTGAAGCGGGTGATGAACCGGAATTTATTTTTCTGGTAGCGATCCCTGAGTCTGTTGAAAGTGAGATGGAAACGGAATTGCTGACCCTGTATGATGATATTTTTCGAACAGCCAATGACGAGCAGCTAAAAAATGCCCTGCGCCAAGTGCAGACAGAAGCAGATTTGCTCGCTTTATCAAAAAACAAAGGAGTGTTTTAATGAATCCAGCAATAACTCTAGGGCTATTGGTTACAACAGCTTACATCATCCAGATTTTTCTGGGCTTGAGGCAGATTAAACATTTTAATCAGGTTTATACGGCTATGCGGCGTCAAGGGCGTGTTGCTATCGGCCGCCGTGCCGGGAAAATAAAATCAGGGACGATTGTTCTTTTCGCTATTGATAAAGCAGGTAAGGTTCTGGATGCCAAAAGGATGCAGGGAGTAACCATTGGAGCCCGTTTTAAGACAATGCCAGCTTATATTGGCCAGGATATTCATTATTTTGACCGCTATAATCCGCTTGTCCGTAAGGAAAATAAACTGCTGCAGACGGCTATTGAAGATGCACGGGAGGTTTTCCTGCGAACAGAAGCCGGCAGTTATGAAGAAAGCCCTCAGCCGGCCCCGTTGACTGGTTTGGCTGCGCAGATTAAACTGCTGCCAGCACAGTTGAAATTACAGCTAAAATCTAAAAAACGTTCGGGTTAAGGTCCCGAAGCAAAGGAGTATACAATGAACTATATCACAAAATTCGCAGAAGCTTTTATGAATCTCTTCACTCTGGGAGGAGAAAATTTCATCGGCTGGATGACCAGTATTGTACCGGTGGTTCTCATGCTGCTTGTTGCTATGAATGCGATTATTGCCTTGATCGGTGAAGAGAGGATGAATAGACTGGGGGAACTGTCGGCTAAAAATCCGCTGACCCGCTACATGATTTTGCCTTTTATTTCAGCTTTTATGCTGGGCAATCCGATGGCTATGAGTATGGGGCGTTTCCTGCCGGAATATTATAAACCGAGCTTTATTGCAGCCCAGATGCAGTTTTGTCACACTTCAAACGGAGTCTTTCCGCACATCAATCCCGGAGAATTGTTTGTCTGGATGGGAATTGCTTCAGGCATCAAAACGCTGGGGCTCAACGAAATGGAACTGGCTATTCGTTACCTTCTGGTCGGCCTGATTATGAACTTTGTCGGCGGCTGGGTCACAGACTTTACGACTGCTTTTGTCGCCAGACAGCAGGGTGTGACTTTAAGTAAATCAGTTGAATTATAAAAAACAGCATGAAAGAGAGTAAGAGACATGGCATATAAAAGTATAAAAGTTGTCAAAGGCAACGGCGGTTTTGGCGGCCCCTTAATCATTACACCGACAGAAGAAAAGCATAAGTTTATCTATGTGACAGGCGGCGGTGAAAAGCCTGATATTGTAGATAAGATTGCTGAACTGACTGGCATGGAGGCTGTTAACGGGTTTAAAACCTCCATTCCGGATGAAGAGATTGCCTTAGCGATCATTGACTGCGGCGGGACTTTGCGCTGCGGTATCTATCCAAAGAAAAAAATCCCGACAATCAATATTGTGCCGACCGGTAAAAGCGGGCCTTTAGCACAATATATTACAGAAGATATCTATGTTTCTGCAGTCGATTTGGATCAAATCACTCTAGCCGATACTGATGAAGCGGCTCCTGTTTCTTCGGCTCCGGAGATAACTGAAACTGAAACGGGAACTCAAACAGCAGAAACCGGTTTTGATACCAGCAAAAAGATTACAGAACAAAGAGCAGAGTCCAGCTTTATTGCCCGCATCGGCATGGGCGCCGGTAAAGTTGTTGCAACCTTCAATCAAGCAGCGCGTGAAGCGATTCAGACCATGCTGAACACCATCTTGCCTTTCATGGCTTTTGTTTCGCTGATTATTGGGGTTATTAATGGTTCGGGTGTCGGCGACTGGATTGCCAATCTTCTGGCCCCTCTTGCCGGTAATATTTGGGGCTTGATTTTGGTTGGCTTCGTTTGCTCTCTGCCATTCTTGTCTCCTTTGTTAGGACCAGGGGCAGTCATTTCACAAATTGTCGGAACTTTAATCGGTGTGGAAATCGGTAAGGGCAATATCCCACCGCAAATGGCTCTGCCAGCTCTGTTTGCTATCAACACACAAAATGGCTGTGATTTCATTCCGGTTGGTCTTGGTTTGACTGAAGCAAAATCCGAAACGGTCGAAGTCGGAGTACCGTCAGTGCTTTACTCCCGCTTCCTGAACGGTGTGCCTCGTGTTATTGTCGCTTGGATTGCCAGTATCGGGCTTTACCAGTAAAAATGTTTAATAGTTAAAGAAAGGTTAGAAAAATGACAAAAATTTTTGAAGCGACTGTACTTGCAGTCGGTCCTGAAGCTCCAGGAATGATTACTGACGCCAATATGCTGATTCTTTTTGGTGAAGAAGCACCGGATGATCTGGCGGAATACTGTTATAAAATTGATAACAAAAACGTAACCGGCCCTATTCAAGTTGGAGGCCGGCTGGTTGTTGACGGGGTCAACTGCGCTATTACAGCTGTCGGAAACGTTGTTGAAAAAAACTTACAAGGACTCGGTCATATTACCGTTTCACTGGACGGATCTGAGCAGGGAAGCCTGCCCGGAACCCTGCATGTCGCACCGCAAACAGAAATAAAACTCAAGGAAGGCTCTGTTATTCAGCTGTTTGATAGCTGAGGCAGCTAAACACAGTGAAAAAGAGACGCAATCGCAGAAAGCGCAGGCTGACATACGAGTGCGGCTGCTCTGTGAGTATGCCTGCCAGCGTGAAGCAATGCTAATCTAGAATAACCCTAGCCGTAGACGTCTGAAAGCTTTGCGGTCTTGACAGCCTGCCTTAGATTTCTAGTCGTCTTGGCAGAGGTGCGTCTGCGAAATTAAAGATTTCGGACTTAGTGTCATTTTGCTGTGAGCTTTAACCGGCCTTTGTATCTTGTGAATTGAACACGGCCTAAAATCCTAATGAAAAAGATGGCTGTCATCGTGATGCTTAGGCATCACTTGCCATCCCCTATTTTCATACGGATTTTTACACGGCCTTTGTATCTTATTATAATAGGGGTGTGTGATGAAATTAATGTTGGATACTGCTAATTTGGAGGCTGTTCGCTGGGGGCAGGATTTTCTGCCGTTGGCGGGAGTAACAACCAATCCTTCAATTATAAAAAAGGAGGGGCAAATGGATTTTTTTGCCCACCTGCGCCAGATTCGCCAGATTATCGGCTATGACCGCACTCTGCATGTTCAGGTTGTGGCTTTAGAAGCAGAGGATATGCTGGCGGAGGCTCGGGCTATTCTGAATCATGTGGACAAAGAGGTTTATATCAAAGTTCCTGTTACTGTCGAAGGTTTAAAAGTCATTAAACTGTTGCATGCGGAAGGGATTTATACTACAGCGACCGCTATTTATTCCAAAATGCAAGCTTATTTGGCAATTGCTGCTGGCGCGGATTATATCGCACCATATTACAATCGCATGGAAAATTTAAATATTGATGCCGCTTCTGCTATTGCAGATATAGCTGAGGAAATCAAGCGAACAGGTGCTGCCGCACAGATTTTAGGAGCCAGCTATAAAAATATTGAACAGATTAACCGGACTGTAGAAGCTGGCGGACAAGCTGTTACTGTCGCTCCGGATCTCGTTAAGCAGTCTTTGCAGCTACCGGCTGTCACACAGGCTGTTCAGGATTTCAGAGAAGACTGGTTTGCCAGTTTTGGTCCAAATCAAGCCATTACAGATTTGTAAGGATGCTTTCTTTTGCAACCCTATACGTAAGAGAGTAGGATAAATTGTCATAAAAATGATGCTTTCGATTTTGTCGTCCTGCCTCCGCACAGTTGATCAGGGAAACCGCTATCCTTCGCGCAACATGGAATAAGAACTTCCCATCACTTACTGCGCTAAACTCATCTGTTAAAAAAGGAAAACGAGGCAGGACTTGTCCTGCTTCTTTGATGTTTGTAAACGGTAAAACAGCATTATTTTGTTATACTAATCTATATGAAGAAAATAGTCAAAGCAGCAGGGCTTCTTTTTTTAACCTGCGGTATGCTGTATTTAGCAGCCACAAATGGCCAGTCATCCAGAAATGGTAAGGGCGTTTTTAGATTAGATGCCAAGTCAAAAATCGGACGCACTAAGGAAAAAACAGTAGCCGCTTACCTTGCGGAAATGTCTGTTGAGGAAAAGGTAGGTCAGCTTTTCTTTGCCAGAGTGCCGGAAGAATCCGGCCTTGAGGATATTAAAAGTTACCATTTAGGGGCTTATCTTTTATTTGACCGTGATTTTAAAGACCGGAGCTTAGAAGATATTAAGGCGCTGACAGCTTCTTATCAAGAAGTTTCTGCTGTTCCTATGATTATCGCTTCTGATGAAGAAGGCGGTTCAGTGACACGGATTAGCAGTATCCTTCCCAAAGCTTTTGAGGTTCCTATGACTCTCTACCAGTCAGGAGGTCTGTCTGCCATTGCGGATGATACAGCTGCCAAAGCTCAGCTTTTGAAATCTGTCGGTATCACAGCAGGCTTATTCCCCGTTGCTGACGTTGCCACTGATAAGCAGGCTTTTATCTATGATCGGACTCTGGGACAGGATGCTTCTGCAACAGCAGATTATGTTGCAGCAGTGGTAAAAACTCTAAGACAGGAGCAGTTCGCCTCAACACTTAAACACTTTCCCGGTTATGGCAATAACACGGATGCTCATGCTGATCTGGTCTATGATCAGCGCAGTTTGAAAGAACTTGAGTCTCTTGATTTTCTGCCTTTTATAGCTGGAATTGAAGAGGGTGCGGACAGCGTTCTGATGAGTCATCACATTGTGAGTACTGTTGATGCAGTCCCTGCCTCTTTATCATCCAAGATGTACGCTATATTGAGAAATGACCTTGGCTTTACAGGAGTGACGATTACTGACGATATGGATATGGCTGGCTTAAATAAATTTATCAGTCAGGAAGAGGCGGCTTATCAGGTTATTCTGGCAGGCGGGGATATGATTATGAGTTCTGAATATGCCAGCCAAACGGCTTACCTTCTCGAGAGAGTGAAGGCGGGAGACCTGAGTGAAGAACGGATTGATGAATCTGTCAAACGCATTTTATCATGGAAATATGATTTAGGCTTACTTAAAGGACAGGAAAAGTAGAGAATTCCCAAGTTTGTTTAGCCTGCAGCTTTAAAAACGTATTGACAATCTTCTCAAGTCTTTATATAATAGCTTTTATAGACGTTTGACACAATGAGATGCAGAGAATCTTTTTAGTCTGAGGTCTGAAAGGAAGCTGTTGGCCTGTAGCCTAAAGGCCCAGCAGTTTAAAATGATGGGCTGCAATTTAAAGCAGCTATAAGGAGGTTTATAAGTTTGAAAACAAAAACACTGGCGCTGGTAAACGGGATTGTAGGCTTAATTGGAGGAATTGTTCTCCTGCTCGGTATTTGGTTTATTTTTGGAGCTGCTGCGACAGGTTCAGATAGTGCTTTAGGGACTGTTAGTGTGCTGTTTCTTTTGCTGAAACTGGCTATTCTGGCTTTAGGAATCGTAGGGGCAGTTTACTACAAAGATGATGTGAGAGTCAGCAGCGCTCCCAATGTGCTCCTGATTGTCGGCGGAGCTGTCGGTCTGATTCCGTTTTTTGGCTGGATAGGCGGCATTCTTGCGATTATCGGCGGCTCAATGTATCTGAGTGCACTGAAAAAATTTGCCGAATAATTTAAACTGTCAGTCCTTAATGTAAGGTCTGATTTTTTATTTATGTTTTTGATAAAATGGTATTCCAAAACACTAAGTAAATGGCCAGAATTTTGGTATAATGGAGATAATCATTGTTTAACAATGTTCCTTTAAAACGTAAGAGGCCTAAGAGCTGTGCAAAAAAGAGATAGCTAAGTTTAGAATTGATTTCAAGTTAATAGCCGTAGACGTCTGAAAGCTTTGTCGCCTTAACAGTCGACCGCAGCTTTCTAGTCGTCTTGGCAGAGGGGCGCAGACGAAATCGGAGATTTCTGGCTTACCGTCAGCCGTAGCTGACTGAAGGCTTTGCAGTCTTTACAGCCTACCGCACCCTTCTAGTCATCTTGGCAGGGGTGCGCCAACGAAATCACAGATTTCTGGCTTACCGCCATTTTCATACGGATTTTTATACGGCCTTTGTATCTTAATGGAACTGAACATGGCCTGAAAGCTCGGAAAAAAGAGACGCAGTCGTTGGAAGCGCAAGCTGACTTACGAATGTGGCTGCTCTGTGAGTATAGCCCTCCCTAGAGTCTTTAGTGACTCTTCGGTCAGGCTCCTATTTTTCAGTCGCTTTCTTAACGGCCTTTGTATTTTAATGGAACTGAACACGGCCTAAAATCCTAGTGAAAAAGATGCCTGCCAGCGTGATGCGGGCATATTGCAAAACAACCCTAGCCGTAGACGTCTGAAAGCTTTGCAGTCTTAACAGCCTGCCGCAGCTTTCTAGTCGTCTTGGCAGAGGTGCGCCTACGAAATCGGAGATTTCTGGCTTACCGTCATTTTCACACGGATTTTTACACGGCCTTTGTATCTTAATGTGAGGAGAGAGTTATGACTGCACAGAAAATGAGTGCGCAAGAGATTATTGCTTTTATTGGAAATGCGGAGAAGAAGACAAGAGTCAAGGTGACTTTTGAAGGAGAGTTGGCCGCTGCAGTACCGGATGGGGTACTCAAGCTGGGGAATGTTCTTTTTGGAGACTGGCAGGATATTGCACCGCTTTTAGCCAATTTAACGGAAAATAGCGATTATGTAGTTGAACAAGACGGCCGCAATTCAGCTGTGCCGCTTTTGGATAAGCGTCACATTAATGCCCGAATTGAACCGGGAGCCATTATCCGCGATCAGGTAACTATTGAGGATAATGCGGTTATTATGATGGGTGCTGTGATTAATATTGGTGCGGAGATTGGTGCCGGAAGTATGATTGACATGGGCGCTGTTCTTGGAGGCCGGGCTTGTGTTGGGAAGAACAGTCATATCGGTGCTGGGGCTGTCCTAGCTGGGGTTATTGAGCCTGCTAGCGCAGAACCTGTCCGTGTTGGTGATAATGTGCTTGTAGGAGCCAATGCAGTTGTCCTTGAAGGTGTTCAAGTTGGCAGCGGTTCAGTGATTGCTGCCGGTGCAGTTGTCACTCAGGATGTGCCAGAAAATACAGTTGTTGCTGGTGTACCGGCGCGTGTGATCAAACAAATTGATGCACAGACACAGCAAAAAACAGCCTTGGAAGATGCTCTGCGCAATCTTTAAAAGAACTGAACTATTCTGACTATTAAGAGTTGTCCTGATAAATACAAGAAATATATTATAAGGCCTCGCTTATCTTTCATTTTGAGGTCCGGTTGCCTTATGGCATTTCTTGCTCTTACGCAGCTGCTTGAACTGGCTGCTAGGGCTGCGGAGCAGTTCAGTGGACCGTTTAAGGTGGGAACCGGAAAATAAAGAGACTGTCGGATAAGGGGTTCCAACAATATTACGTAAAAAGTAAACGCAGCTGGGCTATTTTGCCCCAAGCTCTGAAACTTTTTGCCGGAGGGTAAAGAAAAATGCTTGATTTAATTGCAACACGGCGTGCGCTCCATCAAATACCTGAAATTGGACTGCAGGAATTCAAAACGCATGAGTTTTTACTGAAAACAATTGCTGATTTGACTGCTGACAAAGAGTTTGTTGAAATCAGAACGTGGCAGACAGGTATTTTGGTCTTTCTTAAGGGCCGCCAGCCGCAAAAAACGATAGGCTGGCGCACGGATATTGACGGTTTGCCGATTGTTGAAGAAACTGACCTCAGCTTTAAATCGCTTCATAAAGATCGTATGCATGCCTGCGGTCATGATATGCATATGACGGTGGCACTGGGCCTGTTAGACCGTTTGGTGCAGCACCAGCCAAAAGATAATCTGCTCTTTCTTTTTCAGCCTGCTGAAGAGAATGCAGCTGGCGGTATGCTTATGTATGAAGCCGGTGCTTTTGGCAGCTGGCTGCCGGATGAGTTTTATGGTCTGCATGTACGCCCTGATTTGAAAGTCGGCGATATCGCTACCAACCGCAGTACTTTGTTTGCCGGAACGTGTGAAGTCAAAATAAGATTTACCGGCCAAAGCGGCCACGCAGCCTTTCCGCATACGGCTAATGATGCCCTGATTGCGGCAAGCTATTTCATTACACAAGTACAGTCAGTCGTAAGCCGCAATGTTGATCCTATTGAAGGGGCCGTCGTGACTTTTGGCTCTATGCATGCTGGGACAACAAATAATGTTATTGCCGGGACCGCTTCTCTTCATGGGACCATTCGGGCTTTGACGCAGGAGATGAGTGCACATGTCCAAAAGCGGGTTCGGGCTATAGCAGAAGGTGTTGCCAGTTCATTTGGGATGGAACTTGACTTGGAGCTCAACCCCTCAGGCTATCTGCCTGTGGAGAACCACCCGCAGTTAGCTGACCAGCTGATGACTTTTTTTGCTGCTCGGGAAGGGGTCCGTTTGATTGACTGCGCTCCTGCTATGACGGGGGAGGATTTTGGCTACCTCCTGCATAAGGTGCCTGGAGTCATGTTCTGGCTGGGAGTAGATACTCCTTATCCTCTGCATCATCCTAAAATGAGCCCCAAGGAAGAAGCTTTGCCTTTTGCAGTAGAAACGATCAGTGCTTTTTTAAGCAATAAAGCAGGATAGAATATCATTATATTTATGGGTGAGAGCGATGACATTTTAAATTCGTCCGTCAGCTGTTGCCGTTTTTAAAAAAGCCATAGACTGGCTTTATCGTTAGCTGCCTGGTTGGGCTTCAAGCAAAAACCTGTAAGTGATACTGTTCACCTACAGGTTTTTAAAATAAAAGGGAAGGGCACAAACATCTCTGTTTATGCCCAGGAGATTTATGAAAAAGGAAATAACTAGGATAGGGTTATTCCCTTCCGGCAGCTTTTTCAAGCTACCTTTTAGGATAGTTATATATTACCAAGGAAACCTTAAAGAAACCTTAAAATAAACTGGCAAATTATATTTTTTTAAATTAAGTCAGACTTTATGTTATGATATTATCATGGATAAAGAAGCAATCAGACAAAATCTTATTAAACGCTTAAAGAGCCATAATCCAGCAGACAAAGAGAAATTGGACAAGCTTTTGCTGGACGATATCACTGCCTCAGAAGCCTATCATACCAGTCAGGTTCTTGCAACCTATCTGGCCTTTTCTTTTGAATATGACACACAGCCTTTAATAGAAAGGGCTGTCAGAGACGGTAAAAAGGTTCTTGTTCCCCGCACATGTTCTCAGGGAAAAATGGTCTTTGCCTCCTATCATCCTGAACATTTAATCAAAGGCCGGTTTGGAATCTTAGAGCCGGACAGTTCTCGGGAAACAGCTGAACCGTCAGAAATTGATTTAATTCATGTTCCTGGTTTGGCTTTTAATGCTGAAGGTTTTCGCATTGGCTATGGCGGAGGTTATTATGACCGCTATTTAGCAGATTTTAAAGGCAGAACTGTCAGCACGGTTTATGCCTGGCAGAGGCTTGATTTTAAAGAAGATGCGCATGATGTTGCGGTAATGGAGGTATTTTCTCAATGAAAGCAGAAATAAAAAGAAATCCCGTCACTTTATTTTTACTGGCACTGACCAGTCTAATCTTTATATTAATGCAGCTGATGTATCTGGGACAGGCTGCCTCAGTTCAGGCCGTTTTGACCTTTGGCGGTTTGTACGGAGAAATCATAAAAGCTTATCCGGATCAAATTTGGCGCTTGCTGACGCCGATCTTTGTTCATATCGGCTGGGAACATTTTATCTTTAATGCCCTCTCTCTTTATTTTATTGGGCGAATAGCTGAGCAGATTTGGGGGTCAGTCCGTTTTTTGCTGCTTTATATTTTAGCAGGGATTGCAGGAAACATCTTTGTGTTCTTCTTTGAACCGGCAGTAGTAGAAGCCGGAGCTTCAACATCTTTATTTGGCCTTTTTGCCGCAGTTGCTGTTATCGGTTATTTTGGCGGCAGTCCATTTTTGCGCCAGCTGGGACGCTCGTATGTGATGCTGATTGTGTTTAATCTGATTTTTAATCTTATAACTCCTGGTATCAGTCTGTCCGGGCATTTAGGAGGGTTAGTCGGCGGTGCTTTGTCAGCTGTTTTTCTGCCTACCCTTTATGAAAAAAATACTTTCAGCAAATTTCAGCGACTGTCAGCTTTTCTGGTTTACCTACTTCTCATGACTTTGATGCTTTTTTCCGCTTTTTCTGTTTTTTAGTTACTCTAGTTGCTTTGCAAAGGAAAATAGACAGGCTCTCTAACTTCTGCGGTCAGTTTACTCACCGCAGAAGTTAGAGAGCCTTTTTTTGCCTAGAAAATCCCCTATCTTTTACAATGAAAAACGGCTAAACAGCTCATTGGGAAATAAAAAGACACCCTTTTTGCAGTTGCCGTTAAGACACAGACAAGGAAATTTTGGTATGCTGCTCAGGCATGCCCTGTCATCGTAGGCAAATAGGGTAACCTCTTATCTGAAAAATATCAAATAAAATCCTTTGGTTTATCAAACCCTTTCGGACTTTTGCAGGTTTAGAGACAGCTCATCGCTTTAGGCATCAAAAAGGAGAGGGCCCATTTTAGGCTCCTCTCCAAATAAAGTCGTCTGCAAGATGGCAGTAACTATTGAACTGCTTAGGATTTATCAGCCAAACTTTTTCCCAAACGGATAATATAGTCTTTTAGGTCGTCTTTGACTTGGGGATGCTGCAAGGCGTAATCGATGGAAGTTTTCATAAAACCAAATTTATCCCCTACATCATAGCGGTTTCCTGTAAACTTACGGGCAAAAACACGCTGGGTTTTATTGAGCGTATCAATTGCATCAGTCAGCTGAATTTCATTGCCGGCACCAGGTTTCTGCGTTTCCAAGATAGCAAAAATTTCCGGCGTCAGCAGGTAGCGGCCGATGATAGCTAAATCGCTCGGGGCTTCTTCTGGCAAAGGTTTTTCGACAAAGGTAGCTACGCTGTAGAGACCGTTAACCCCCTCTCCCTGAGGAGCAATGACACCGTAAGCTGATGTTTCTTCATGAGGAACCTGCATAACGGCAATCGTAGAAGCATGGGTCGCTTCATAGTCTTCTATAAGCTGTTTGGTTAAAGGAACAGCCTGGCTGCTTGTAATATCCATCAGGTCATCCCCCAGCATAACCACAAACGGTTCGTTGCCGACAAAAGCTTTAGCCTGCAGCACAGCATCTCCTAAACCGCGCGGATGGCTCTGGCGGATAAAGTGGAGACGGATACCTGTTGTCTCATCAACCAATTTT
Coding sequences within it:
- a CDS encoding SDR family oxidoreductase, with product MTDWLNIAGKTVIVTGASSGIGRAIVEELLALDVHVANFDIADNDLKHDNLLFVKVDVTSRAEVEAGVALVVEHFGTVDAVVNNAGINVPRLLVDPKDPHGKYELDDTVFEKITMINQKGLYLVSQAVGRILVDKKKGVIINMASEAGLEGSEGQSAYAATKAAVYSYTRSWAKELGKYGVRVVGIAPGIMEATGLRTLAYEEALGYTRGKTVDEIRAGYASTSTTPLGRSGKLSEVADLVAYYISDRSSYITGITTNVAGGKTRG
- a CDS encoding BglG family transcription antiterminator; this translates as MALVNRWYQILNALIAQPQLSIDEMLELLAVSEKTLQTSISQLNELLDEDVQIRQEGNQLYIDVFDYARLEEILSGSLRKESDFNSSGKRVSYIIKRLLQSSEPLLIDDLAEEIAVSRTTINKDLKQVKHLASDYQISVKGKPNRGIEINGDELSLRLFYCQNVYAYFDTAALQQETQTFLQELSRDYHLPRKMQDLLSKVVAITVARIKRQKQIDHAIAYYCNGLKNAEIIEKLVYHLEVVYHITLSQFEQDFLSFPLNTQFIAGLSYENTDHPMLEPFYRTVIRKVRTALNVDFDEEKLFHDMYGHLTFLINRLIFHVQITDIFHGEVKNKYPLAFEMARAAGDELRHYFGYPLAAAEISYLALYFEMAVREHEDEQLNRRRRIAVVCTTGRGTAAMIHRQLTRVLGSDIDIVQYSEETFNPQADDDYFAVFTTIPLKYPQLQSPIIHITNLFDDQWLQAEWQKVNVFHQKNLESVTLKFIRLSEGSSYQDYLRQMTAVLADQDLVDSDFGWRVLEREIKQPTVFGGGIAFPHTVNRLKQKKTIMMLGLVEAGDEPEFIFLVAIPESVESEMETELLTLYDDIFRTANDEQLKNALRQVQTEADLLALSKNKGVF
- a CDS encoding transcriptional regulator GutM — its product is MNPAITLGLLVTTAYIIQIFLGLRQIKHFNQVYTAMRRQGRVAIGRRAGKIKSGTIVLFAIDKAGKVLDAKRMQGVTIGARFKTMPAYIGQDIHYFDRYNPLVRKENKLLQTAIEDAREVFLRTEAGSYEESPQPAPLTGLAAQIKLLPAQLKLQLKSKKRSG
- the srlA gene encoding PTS glucitol/sorbitol transporter subunit IIC gives rise to the protein MNYITKFAEAFMNLFTLGGENFIGWMTSIVPVVLMLLVAMNAIIALIGEERMNRLGELSAKNPLTRYMILPFISAFMLGNPMAMSMGRFLPEYYKPSFIAAQMQFCHTSNGVFPHINPGELFVWMGIASGIKTLGLNEMELAIRYLLVGLIMNFVGGWVTDFTTAFVARQQGVTLSKSVEL
- the srlE gene encoding PTS glucitol/sorbitol transporter subunit IIB, translated to MAYKSIKVVKGNGGFGGPLIITPTEEKHKFIYVTGGGEKPDIVDKIAELTGMEAVNGFKTSIPDEEIALAIIDCGGTLRCGIYPKKKIPTINIVPTGKSGPLAQYITEDIYVSAVDLDQITLADTDEAAPVSSAPEITETETGTQTAETGFDTSKKITEQRAESSFIARIGMGAGKVVATFNQAAREAIQTMLNTILPFMAFVSLIIGVINGSGVGDWIANLLAPLAGNIWGLILVGFVCSLPFLSPLLGPGAVISQIVGTLIGVEIGKGNIPPQMALPALFAINTQNGCDFIPVGLGLTEAKSETVEVGVPSVLYSRFLNGVPRVIVAWIASIGLYQ
- a CDS encoding PTS glucitol/sorbitol transporter subunit IIA, producing MTKIFEATVLAVGPEAPGMITDANMLILFGEEAPDDLAEYCYKIDNKNVTGPIQVGGRLVVDGVNCAITAVGNVVEKNLQGLGHITVSLDGSEQGSLPGTLHVAPQTEIKLKEGSVIQLFDS
- a CDS encoding fructose-6-phosphate aldolase, with protein sequence MKLMLDTANLEAVRWGQDFLPLAGVTTNPSIIKKEGQMDFFAHLRQIRQIIGYDRTLHVQVVALEAEDMLAEARAILNHVDKEVYIKVPVTVEGLKVIKLLHAEGIYTTATAIYSKMQAYLAIAAGADYIAPYYNRMENLNIDAASAIADIAEEIKRTGAAAQILGASYKNIEQINRTVEAGGQAVTVAPDLVKQSLQLPAVTQAVQDFREDWFASFGPNQAITDL